A window of Bactrocera dorsalis isolate Fly_Bdor chromosome 4, ASM2337382v1, whole genome shotgun sequence genomic DNA:
GTATACCACCAATTAAATAATGTGTCTATGGCTCTAAAGTGAACTTTAAGCCAgacaatttctattttttttaatcttttggGAGATTATTACGCCATTCGTGGCGAGCTGCTCATCTGTTTTCATATTTGTCACAGaagttttcaacaaaataaaggTGGAATCTGAATACTGGTCAGTTCTATTCGCGACTTTTCCAAGACTTTACTTAGAGTAAGTAGCCGATTTTTCAGTTCTAAAGCTATACGTAGTTCTGTGCTTGTTGTCTTCGATAACAGCAGAGTTGGAAATTTCGTCCAAGGTATTGGAGTATTGATATTGAATCCTTTACACTACGTGAGGAAGTAACATAGTTATACTGGGTGTCGGGTATTCCACCAGAATTACCCTAAAACGTTATCTCATTCAGCCGAAATCCAAGGTGCCTCTAAAGCTAATGGAGTTCTCCAACAGGAACACTGAGTTTCAATTTGTCGTATTTACAGGCTgccaataaaatgtatatagccactaaaaagtataattttgaGACACATGTATGGTATatgaaacaaaataagaaacttattaagccaaaaaaatagtcgttttaattaaattaaattgttaatgAAATCAATTGGTATTATGTGGAACATAGTTCTGTTTAATctactttttattgaaatttttggtttttgtttttgtatatgcaTTTGAAAAGAGATTTTTAGTGAGATACTTTAACACTATTGGCCGTATGCTTCGATTTTCATGTTCTCTTGAAAGTACAATCCCTCAATAAAGCTAAGATTATCTGCTGATCATCTCAAGTTATATTTTGgtatattcaattatttattcCATACTATTCATGATCGTTTTTAAACATCATATTTCTCACTCTAAACAACTCCATGCAAGTATAACCCTTCACAATTATGTAAAGATCTACACACTCAATAGTAGTCAAGTAACTCCAAGTATTTCCTAACAAAGAATACAGGTTTCCATTTGTTGATTACCTATGCTAATAAAGAGGATGGATAGCAAAACTATGAAATCTATTAGGTCTCCGACGTTTTTCGAACGTTTCAAGATGCATTGTTGTAACATCCGTATTTGCCAAATTTTCGCTTGGCCGTATCAAAGCCAATATTTCAACTACAAAGTTGTACACTCAACCAGAGTTCTTCTTTACTTCATGAGAGGATTTCAATACTGACAtggttggtggtgtttatgctggttccaagatagacgaaattatctacgatttcaaagttatgactgccaacagtggcGTGTGAGTCAAGTCGCGAATTCGACGACTgtatgtttgatgacaggagatatttcgtcttgcccttgttcactaccagacgcttttgcttcgcttccttatccattctggagaaagcagaaccaacggcgcggttgttgaggccaaagatatcaatatcatcggtgtaTGCCAGCAGCGGTACAGTCTTTTAGAAGATTgtatcttctctatttagctctgaagctagtattattttctccaggattGTATTAATAGATttaagaagtcacacgatagagAGTCtccttgtctaaaacctcgcttggtatcgaacggttccgAGAGGAACTTCTCGATCCTGACAtagcttttagtgttgctcaacgtccGCTTATTCAGCCGTAATAGCTTTGTGGAGATATCAGGTTCAGACAAAGCGGCGAAACTCGTATTTTCGAAGTTGGCAATGAGTTGGTGGTCTTACTTTAATAGTGTATATTAGtttaaggaggcttatctcacAATAATTGGtgcatttccaaattttataAGGTCGTTTTAGTAATGTCagaaggacctactcgcctccgTCCCTATCCCGTTCATCGTATTTCTTGGTGATGTCAAACTTTACTTTTACTAGAACATGAACTGGGCATCGGCACCTTCCCTTAAATCATAGTCTTTATAACGTTTGCTTTGCGTCATCATCCGAGGCTCATACTTCCTTTTTATTAGGAGTGGTTTCCAccaaacacagcgcacaaccTCGCTAGGCGAATAGTATAAAGCTGTCTATACATTTATATAGCGAGCCGCTTGTTTGAAGATCGACGGCCGCTCGCAGCCACATCTCTACAGACTTTGCAATTAGACTTCTGCGAACCCTTAAACCGAATATGTCGGAGTAGCTCCATACTCCAGACGCCTTGGCTACCGCATCTTACACAAATGTTGCTCACGTTTCTGTGGTACCCGGCGAGCACACCAGAGTAGGATTTGCGTATAGCCCTACGAAGGGTGCTTActaattgacaaaaaaaataatcaaaattgaaatttttttcgtattcCTGAAATAGAGCatcatgaaaatatatttacgatTCAACTGCTGGTGTTTGGGTGGTACCGATGGGTGGGGAGCGGAGTTTTCATCCAATTTCCCATAATAAAGTCGAAGGCAAGTAATATTTTGAGTAGCAATGctccaaatatttaatttgtatacaaacagcaaatattttgtatgtttcCGCCACACTGTGCGCTACAAGTCATTGACACGCAAAGCTCTAGTCCGCTGGTCCGCTGTTATTTGGCGTCACTTTTGCTTTCGACGATTTTGATACCCGCAATTCGGCGCCCGCCCTTTGTCGTGCCGCCGACTGGCATTTACTTTGTTATGATGTGCGAATTAAACAAAATGCGAGGAAAAGCAAGCGCTATCATAGCGGTAATTGCGACATTGCGCTGTCTTTTGTTTTTACCGCTGCAAATATGAGCTAATGATTAGATCATAAGCGGGGCAGTGCTGAAGCGCACGGCTTGTGCTTTAATGAGCGCTCCTTGTCGGCTTCTTTCATTTGTATAGGTTTTGTAATGTCTActttattatcttattattacttttgttgCTTGAAAATTGACATAATTGTTGCTGTAAGACATTTTAATTAAGGAATACTTTTATGACAAGCAATTAAATGTAGTGCAGTGGATTTCACACAATTCCGATTGCATGACGGACATGCGACATTTGCGTGCAACACTTGAGGTAACGACTATGTAGTGTAGGCGTGTGCTTTTCAAGATTATTTTTTCTAAGGAAACACACAaacttaataatataaattaattttatttagcacatttttcttttaaaaatatggtaacatcttaaataaaaatatcttttacaACAAAATGATTGTCAAACATAATTTATAATGAGCGTATTttgtacataggtacatatgtatatgtaagtatgtatatatgaatatgcatgTACTTCGAAGTGAAATGAAGGCGTGAGGTGATTTGGGCGGCAAGCAATGTACTGACCTTTAAATGTCGCCAAGCACTTGTTTCTGCAATGAAAGCTGCTCAGCTGCTTCGCCTCTCTGCTTTAGTGGACTAGAATAAATATGCCTAATCTAAAGTGCGTTTACAACAGCAttagaaaacatatttatgcattttcttAAGAAACTATACTTTGGTGGCGCCTACGACAGACGCTCATTTTCGTTTGTACCAACCactgccgccgccgctgccggAGGCCGCCCAACCACCGCTGCCGGACGATTGCCAGCCTCCCCCACCGCTTGCTGGCGCATAGTTGTagccaccaccaccgccgccgccgctacCGGCACTTGCATCTCCATGTGAGCCGGCTGCTGCGGCAATAACAGCAGTATCGAGATGACCGCCGCTACCGCCATAACCACCACCGCTGCTGTAGCTACTGCCACCGTCATAACCGCCACCGCCAtagccaccaccaccaccgctgTGTGAGTCGCTAGCAGCTGCTACGGCAGCTATATTAGCAATGGAATGTGAGTCGCCACCACTGCTGTAGCCACCACCGCTGCTATAACTGCCGCTGCTTCCATGCGAAGATGAACTGGCCGCAGCTGCGGCTGCAGCTATGTGTGCGTCATCATGACCACCTCCGCTACCGCCATATCCACCACCACCATAACCACCGCCGCCGCTGCTGTGTGAGCCACTAGATGCTGCTGCTATGGCTGCGATTTTCGCCAAATGTGAGTCACCGCCACTGCTGCCACCATGACCACCGCCGTAGCTGtagccaccgccgccgccgccgccgccatgTCCACCATGACCGCCGGCGCTGTAACCACTGCCAGATTCCTTGATAATTGCATAGGTATCTACTTGAGCACCACCGCCGCCATGTCCACCTGAACTATAACCGCCACCAtagccgccgccgccgccaccaccgccGTGTCCCCCATGACCACCAGCGTCCGAGATGATAAGCGTATGTGCTTCAGCGCCGCCACCATGACCACCGCCGTGACCACCATCATGACCGCCACCGTATCCGCCGCCAtgaccaccaccaccaccgccgtgTCCACCATGGCCGCCAGCGTCTGAGATAATAAGTGTATGGCTTTCAGCGCTACCACCGTGTCCACCTGCACTATAACCGCCGCCGTATCCGCCACCATGACCACCGCCATAgccgccaccgccgccaccaTGACCATGACCGCCAGCATCCAAAATAATAGTCTCATGATGACCACCACCTCCACCACCGTATCCGCCGCCACCATGTCCATGATCATGACCACCACCATGTCCGTGATCGTGACCGCCACCGTGTCCGCCACTTATAAAACCACCGCCCAACAAACCGCCAGTCAATGGTCCAATGATATCGCCACCACCATGCCCAtgaccaccaccaccaccgtaGCCGCCACCGCCATGTCCGCCACCATGTCCACCGCCATCAATAATCACTGTTTCATGACCACCAAACCCTCCACCGCCATGTCCACCCCCATGACCATGGTCGCCATGATCCTCAGCCAGATGGATGCGAATATGCACGTGTTCCTTGCCGAAGGTGGGCTTGCCATGTACAATGCCACCGGCGCACAGCAGAACGCTCAGCTGCAATAGTTTGTTGAAAAAGGAAGAAGTAAACAAATTAGTAACGTATCCACAAATGTAACTGTAATCCACAAATAGCACAAAACACTAATATCGAATACGCACTATGAACCACTTGGCCATTTCGTCTGCTGGAAAAATCAAAATCACGCTTTCTTGTAACTACGCCAGGAGCTGCAGACCGTCTGTGTGCCTCGTTTCCGGTCTGTGAAATCGTTGAATGTTAAACTGCAAATGATACGCTAACTGACACAGTGCAGCGTTTTATACACCACATTTGGCTATTATGTAAGTCTGCCAGCCAGCAGCCAACAACCAATATTCAGCTATAAACACATGGCCGCTTAAGCGCGCAGTCACCACGCGCGCGACAGCAAGGCAGTCCAGAGACCATGCTAACGCTAGCGTGCACACAATCCAGCATTAAATGAAACTACAATACCAACAAATCGTGGAGAGGCGCACTAATGCGACCAAAAATCGCACACAAACACTCAACTAAAATATGGCATAATAAAAGCGAGCGACGACGAACCAACGCCGGCGCCGACGCAGCACAAAATCTTCCCTAGAGCGACCAAGCCGTCGCAGCAGCCGATACCTAGCTACCAGCTGATGGTCCCTACTAGTTACTAGTCGGCAATTTACAGGTACTTTCTGCTTGCCAGCTGCTTTAGCTGCAGCATGTTGCAAGGCTTACACGCAATCGCTTTGGCGCGGTGACCTTTGCGCGCGTCGCAGCGCGCTTTATTGCTCTCTCCTTTGGCGCACTTCGCATGGCATGGTAAGCGCGCGCCGCCCGGACGCCAGCCACACAGCAGCGTCAGTTTGGCACGCCAACACTTCCGTGGCGCGCCTGAATCACACTCTGAACGTGCAACattgtcaaaaaatatataggaAATGCAGAGGAAACGACAGCGTAAGCTTAAGGCCAACCTCATAGCcggtgcatacatatgtatatgaattaggTTTGTGGGTATAAGCGGGCATTAAGCGCATTTAAAGGAATAGCAAATATTTGCTCAATATTGGCTGCTCAAGGGTCGGAAATTTTcagtcaaattaaaaatatttttttacgttgGTTTGGTATTTCTTTGCTTTAGCAGTGTAGTGAGAGACCGGCGGAAGCGTTTCCTCATTTACATACATTACAAAGCATAATCTTAAAACATGTAATCATTagctacaacaaaagcaaccaTAAGTAAAACTTGATAATCGTCAAGATGACTGGGGAATAGCCACATAAAGAGTCTGCATAAGCTTTACATTAATGTTTGCTAACGGAAAGATAACAACAAAGTTATAAAACTGcaacttttcaaaataaaccGAAATAACTAAATGACATTACAACAATAATTATATACCTTTCAAAAGCCGATATACCACATACCAATGACGACTCAACTTCATCATCATTCGCATTACTACACACATATTCGTACGTTTATTATCAAGCACACGACCAGCAACAAGTGCGTTCATCAGCCAACAACAGCTGAGACACCGTTTCCATACTCTTTCACTGCTTTCTTATGTTTTGGTATTCGTGCGGCGGCCGTCTGTTCGTTAATCTTTAGCCTGCTGTTATTGGCTTTTGACTAATATTAACATCCACTGGTTAGATATGAAGTGATCATTGTtgtcttgttgttgcttttattgcggAATTATGCGTTACGGCTGACACTAGTTCAATATGTTAATAGTTGTTGCTTCGTCAAACCTGAATTAGTGAGTGTGTTACTTAATTGGAGGCAAACATTAATGCATGAGGAAAAAAGACTGTGGCAAATGGATTTAATAGAGCAGAGAGCGTGGTCGCCCTTGCTTACGACTTTCTGAGCATAATTGTTATAAAGTATATGAATTTCAGCAAAATTAcgtcaaaattttatatcacaGCTTGGATTCACAACACTCTTGAATTTCTGAACAGAGTCAATAGGGTCCTTTCTGATATATCTGATAGAATAGTGAAAAAAGTTGTACCATCCAATCCGCTCTAGTGTCGCGCGGTCGGGTCAATCAGATTcaacaaataaaagtgtaaagaTGTTCTTCAAGTAACGACTAACGCTtgtattcaaatttaatgcaaaaacaaatgtaGATTAGGTTCGATTGGGCCGTAAAGTTTGCTCTAATCGATGCATCTCATTTGGAGACACATTATTTAATCGCACTGCGTGTAAACCTAATGGACACCTACAATTGCGGCGAAATTTACTTTGCTGAGAGCAATTAGTTCGTAGAACTTCTCATTGTTAACTCTGGGCCACAGGAATTTCGCAGTCGCACAAGATCTAGTTGTTGACCAGCGCTTGCCAACAGACTCGTTAGCTTTGCAGTTTCCagcgattccgctatgaccGGTCAGCTCTACAAGTCTAATGTGGAAAAATTTTGATGGTATTACTAAGGAACTAGTTTTGAGCGAGCGAGCTCAATGCCAGTGTGGCTGCTCACTTATCGGCGTGAAGCATCCCTAAGTCTAAAGCAGCATTTGTCACAAAGCACAAACCAACTATGTCTGCCAGCAGGCACAGGCGCGGATTTAGTTGAAATGTGCGCCGTTCGTTcgttaaactttttccataTAGACGGCAACTTCAAAATACCCCcttcttatttgcgaagaactgggacagccacttttcacaggcctcttttgagttcaactttacaccaacaagggcgccatagacaggaacaggtggtaatcacttggcgctatatccgggctttatggtggatgcgataaaacctcccatcagAGCTTCcatagcttctgacgagtcatgaACAAAGTGTGTGGTCTAGCATTATCCTGTTGGAACACTACTCCCTTCCTGTTGGGCAATTCTGGACGTTTCTTGCCGATCTCCTGCTTCAAGcgctccagttgttcgcagtagatggtagaattaagcctctggtcatatgggagcagctcatagtgcatgattcccttccaattcCACCTAACACACAGAAAAACCTTCCTGgctgtcaatcccggcttggccactgtttgggacgattcaccggcctccgaccacgaccgttttcgcttgatattgtcttATGTGATCCTTTTATCATCGCCAGTCACCGTACGCTtaaaaaatgggtcgagttcgttccgtttgtatatataaaattgcttagattccgctTTGCACCTTAGAGTATTTCTcgggctttgattcttgcaagttgcaagagtatacaacGCTCGATTGCACTTTCTTACTAGTTTATTCTGTTTCAGATAGCCCGAGTTCCGAATATCATCGTTGCCCacagaattattttaaaactgatTCCAGATTGGACCAATATCTATCATTTTctatcaatatatgtacatatcaacatgaaatttttacaaatgcactaagatacatatttattaaaacctaaAGGAAAACAAATCTATTCCTTTTTCCTTACTCCCATTACAAATTGTCGAAGTTAGGTCGTTTCCATACCATTGCTTTAAGACTTAAGGACTGTTGCATAGTAAAAAACAGTCCGCCCCAgatagcttttttatttttggggtCTGCAAAAATACTTTTCTAGACACTCAACATACCAGAACTTTCAAAATACtctttcttaatttatttaaaggaATTTTCAAATTCCGGGaaaaaaagaagattttattttttattttttagaatctAAAGTGAAAGCCTTCtacttttttttctactttttgcaAAGAGTGatctttggaaaaaaatttgttatctCTGTAAACATAATACGGATCCATAAAtccctaattttaaaaaatactgattttttagtatttttcacaactttttctttttctattgaatgttataacaaaacaaaaactaatctTCCAATACATCACGAATCTTCTTCTTAtgctatataaaaatgaaacgccTTTTTTGTATGTCCGCACATTACTCCCGAAACACAGCATGGAAAGACGTGAAAATGTGCACGGGTATTCCTTTAGTCCTGAAGAAGGTCCTATCGCAATTTATGTCTATATTTCTAACTAaagaatggctgaaccgatttggctgaaaattggtgatgaggTAGCTCGGAACCTTGGAACGGGCATAGGctatgtttatttattgaaaaaaaggtCCTGTACGATGTCCACGATTGCGGCCGCATTTTTAGTCtaaagcaaaaatttcaaaaagattattaatctgtGGGAAAGTCGCTATCGCACAATGGAagcttgttttgtttttttttttttttaatataacaaaatggcggtggtttgaaaaaaaagtatcgaatttaggcctttttttcgatattgtaagatttcaaaaaaaaatttaagctttcATAGCGCGATAGCGAATCATGTTAAAAACGTTCTCTCCAAATTGGAACTAGAAAACTCTTtctttgagagtggaaaccgatttgaaaaacaccattctgagaccgtaataatttgaatttcgatttcaaaatttgaaagaatgttTACTATAGTGTATAGTATCAGATGATGCAACAAATAAAATCtatttctacaaaatttcaCTCACTTAAGTAATTTACGAAGTCAATAAAATATGTAGATTTCCAATTTACCTATTCCATTATATTGATATTACGATAAATGATATCCTTGACAACAGGGAACGAGCGGAGCCGCGAATTTAAACTAGTATTTtataaaagatataaaaataaaatttaggaaaatatatataaagcttGTCGAAGATTACCGgttatagaaacaaaaaaaagttaacttacCTCAACAGGTGTATTTCTTATAGTAACTACAGGTATAACTATTTCTCAAAATTAATCGGCTAACGGTCTAAGGGAAAACGATTTCTTAGTTCTTATGGTATTTggattaaataatattcaaatcgAATCAGAGCTCacttaataaagaaaaacgACATTTTAAGgaaatctttatcttgattgtAATCGGTCTAGTAAACTAGTATTTGTGCAATTAGGTCTAAACCCAAAGAGGATCATCAACTttgttacgaaaattcacgttctgtataCAGGGTGGGCCCAAATAACTGTCgctctttattttttgtagaaaaagtttattttttgaagttttgagcaattaaacaattttatttattataaagactGTTGGCTTACATTAGGACTGCTTAAGTTCAAATCGTTcacctttgattttttttaccagCTTCAAACGTTTCTGAAAACTATTGCAGGCGGCATGCACCACTTCATCTGGAATTTCGTcccaaattttgattaaaagacGCTTGAATTGATCCAATcttatgtttttcaaattttttaatttgtcaagCATGTATCCCCATATACTGAAATCCAATGGATTCAGATCCGGAGAAGATGGAGCCCATTCATCAATCGGAATAAAACATGGCAAATTATCCTTGCACCAGCGCTGAACAATTCTTGCTTTATGAGCCGGAGCAGAGTCTTGCTGGAAGCAATATGGTTCGTTGCCGAAGAGCTCAGATGCATGAGGGTAAAAATGATTGACAAGCACTTCATCCAAATAATATTGTGCATTGATTTTGACACCTTTCTCAATAAAAAGGAGCGGGAGCTTGCCTTTTTTGGATATGGCCCCCCATACCATGACAGACGTTGTGTTTTGATATCTCTGAACGGCTAATTTATCTGTTGGGATATCCTGCATACTTGTTGCATACACGCGATCATTCTGGGGATTGTGACTTTTTTGCAATATGAATAGTTTTTCATCAGAGAACACGATATTGCAACTTGCATGCCGCTGAAGCAATAAACCACTTCTTTCCCGTCGCATTTTCTTTTGACGCTCCGTAAGGCCATGAATCCTCTTCCTTTTGTAAGGTTTATGTCCCAAGTCCTCTTTTAAAACATTTCGGATGGTTTTCCGGCTCACCTTCATCTCTTTGGCTAGATTTCGAGCTGATCTAGCAGAATTTCGCCTTATCCTTTCACGCACATTCTTCACCAGCTCAGGTGTTCTTATACTTCCTTTTCGTCCAggttttttggatattttaacACTTCCAGTTATCTTAAATCGAGCCACAGTGCGTTGGACAAATCTCCGGTTTACATCAATGTCTTTCAGCAATTTAACAATTTCGCCTGTCGTTTTGCCttgcaaatgtaatttttgcacTAAGTGTCTTTTTGCTTCCATCACTCGCAAATTTTAAGAACTACTGATCAGGTCAAAAGAGTActcaattaatttcacaataaaaTAAGGAACACAAAAATGTAACGGTAACAAAATTCTGTACACTTACGCGAACATAACGTTTCTTCGAAAAAGTGCGACAGTTATTCGGGCCCACGCTGTAGAatgcgcgcttcgctcaacttatggtcaacataatcggcctattaGGCTATTCGCAACACTATCACCTATTTTGAGGCCCAGCGTTCATTATTGAACAATATTCgaacgaatagaccacgtccagcaggCAAAGTAAATATAGTAAccgtagctgaaagtgtacacgaTGATAGTAGAGCGACGATTGGCGCCGTTCCCAACAAACTCAGATTGATGTATGGCagatttggcgcattttatgtcgagatcttaaattgaaaacgtgcaaaatacagcttgtgtaagaactgaagccggtCGACCTTCCCAGGCGATATCGCTTCTcgctatggactcttgaaaagtttcaagacgCGTTCCTCAttccttcaaaaatgatgccagtgagaacgtaaccgttgATGGCAGACGTTTTCACGCCGTCATAACCGACtctttgatgtctgaaattgaagctcgtgatttcggcggcatttggtttccacaagacgacgccacttttcacacattgcatcaatcaatggatttattgagagaacctACTTCGTCCCAAGCGCCACGCCTCATCTTGTTTTTTTGTAGGAAAATCATATTACTGCgaataatatgaaattaaaatatgaatcaaatgaaataaggaatatgatttttttttgtaatttatggaGACTAATAGCACATATAgactatatttatatactgaatatgaaatattaaatttgcctcGAAGTTTGTAGTATCCTGAAGAAACGCCGGATACTCTCTAaagtttgtatataaatgattagcgtgACGAGCTAAGCGAGCGATTTAACCATTCCTGTCGATCCGACCATGTATGTATACGCCCTGCAATATTTGAAATATCGCTCTGAAAATTtgtcatttgtcgaaaccgatatcggaccactatagcatataacagCCACATAAACTATACAATTGTACAGGAGTCCTTGTaagaatacttttttatttgacaaagcatcttcaaaaaatttgggtatgcattattatttaaaacaacggtataatctccgaagaaatcggTCAGATCGGAACGCTATAGCATATTCTATaagtgccatacaaactgcctaTCTAACTCAAGTCCCcacatatttcaaaaacttactTATTTGACAATCATACTTATCTTTGGAATTCCTCAGAATGTCATCAATATCGTATAGATCGTTTTTAAACAATATTGTGGCATCACCGTTTCAGCTATTTTTTACACACAACGTTTTTATGGTAATTCCGttatttaactaattaattaaaaagcaaatttcatttttctttgtttcactTTCGCATTCTCTGCCGCTTTTGCTTTCTAAACTgcagtgttattattttgtttggcTCGGCAATCATTAAAAACCACATCAGCGCATCATGGGCGAGGTCATGGTCGCATTTGTGCCCAATTAAACGTTGTGTTGGGTGCCGCTAAGATCATGGCGCTGCTGCACGCTGTTGGCTCTCGGCCCCATTTTCTGGAGTATgcatgaattttgtttttcattatgCTTCGCGGTGTTTCTCACCTGAATTTCTATGGCTGACTACTACTGCTCCTACTGAAGTTTTACCGCGGGTTTTACTCTCTCTCTCAACGCTACAGTTAGTTGGTGATCTGCTGAACTCCCTTGTTAGCGCTACTTTAAgccattcacacatacatactatacatacaaacatatgggTATGCAGCCTTATGCAGATGAGTGTACCGTTGTAAAAGTGAATGAAGATTAGGTGAGTTCATTGATTTTATCGGAAAGCCAGCTCCCTGCCAGCGCTACATTTCATCGGGTTTTGTTTTGTAGCACtaattgttgttttgttgtgaaCTACGGCCGTAAACCGTATCCGCCTTTGATGAATTGTGTTAACAAAagttattttgtaataattatctTATTTTCTTGTTGACccaaaactcgattttcgtTTGAACACTTGAACGTGAGTATGTATTTTGAGCAAGTTATTTAATTATACAAACATGCAGCCACACTCATAGGTATGAATATACATAAACGCAGGCACCTAGGTAAGTGGATAAACTATAAATCTGCATAAATTATATCATCGTGTTTATGGGTCAAACGTGAATATGCAAAATTGCTTATGTGAAA
This region includes:
- the LOC105231660 gene encoding uncharacterized protein LOC105231660; the encoded protein is MAKWFILSVLLCAGGIVHGKPTFGKEHVHIRIHLAEDHGDHGHGGGHGGGGFGGHETVIIDGGGHGGGHGGGGYGGGGGHGHGGGDIIGPLTGGLLGGGFISGGHGGGHDHGHGGGHDHGHGGGGYGGGGGGHHETIILDAGGHGHGGGGGGYGGGHGGGYGGGYSAGGHGGSAESHTLIISDAGGHGGHGGGGGGHGGGYGGGHDGGHGGGHGGGAEAHTLIISDAGGHGGHGGGGGGGGYGGGYSSGGHGGGGAQVDTYAIIKESGSGYSAGGHGGHGGGGGGGGYSYGGGHGGSSGGDSHLAKIAAIAAASSGSHSSGGGGYGGGGYGGSGGGHDDAHIAAAAAAASSSSHGSSGSYSSGGGYSSGGDSHSIANIAAVAAASDSHSGGGGGYGGGGYDGGSSYSSGGGYGGSGGHLDTAVIAAAAGSHGDASAGSGGGGGGGYNYAPASGGGGWQSSGSGGWAASGSGGGSGWYKRK